The bacterium DNA window CGCCGCCAATAACCGCCACGTCGAAATCGGCACGAATGGGCACCGCGCGCACTTGGACGATCAACTCCACCCGCCCGAGCGAGAAGAGTGCCGTCGCGAGCGCAATGGCAATGACGACCCCCACGAACGACACCGCGAGCTTCTCCGCTGTTGTCGTGGGCTTCCACATCCGCTTCCTGCTGCGCGGCACACGGGAACGCTGTGATTTCGGCATAGGTCTCCAGTATAGCATGGAGCAATGACGTAGCGGAGGTCTTTAGACCTCCATCCGACCGTGCGCTGTAGGCGGAGTGCTCGCGCTACCGTGGAAACCTAAAGGTTTCCGCTACGGGGGAATGGCCTTGTCTCCGAAGCTGGCGCGGGAGCGCCGAAGATCGAGACCTCCTCGTGCACCGCGCTGGCACCGAGGAGCGACTCGAGCGCGTCGCGGAGGTCGCTCATGGGCGCAACCGCGATGCCGGTACTCAGGACGTGGCCGCTCGGGGATCGCAGACGCACCGGCACCGTGCCCGGGTGCTGCTGGAGGAGCTGCTTGAGTGTCGTGAGCTGCTCCTGGGAGAACCCCGGCGGGAGATGGAGGAGGAGGGAGCGCTGCTCGGTGCGCCCACGGGTCTGCACGCCAATCTGCTCGAGCGCATCGCGCTCCCGCCCGGGAAGCACCTGCACCGCGCGATCCGCGAGCACCTTTGGAACCCCGTCCTTGTCCGATCGCTTCCCGCGCACGAGCACCGTCGTCTCCTCCATCCACGCCTGCGGATTCGCTTCCAGGACGCGCGGGAACACGACGACCTCGATCGACGCGGTGTGATCCTCCACCTCCGCGAAGAGCATGGGGTCGCCCTTCTTGGTCACGATGCGCTTCGTGCGCGCGATGACTCCGCCAAAGAGCACCTCACTCCCGTCACCCACTCCAGTCCCCTTGCACGCCGCGATCGCGGTGATCGCATCGCCAAACACCTCGACGGACGCGGCGAACGGGTGCGCAGAGAGGTACAGGCCGAGGAGCTCCTTCTCCCACGCGAGGAGGAGGCGCTGCACCACCGGCTCCGCATCGCGGAGCTCGAGCGCCATACGCGCACCGATGGACCCAAAGAGGTTGTCCTGACCAGTCGCCGCATCGCGCACCGCCTCCTTATTGAACGCGAGGAGGCGATCAATGTTCGCGAGGAGTTGTCCCCGCTCGCCGAACCGATCGAACGCGCCGCTCCGGATGAGTGACTCGAGCGACTTCTTGTTAAAATCCTTATCCTGTACGCGGCTGAGGAGCTGCTCGAGATCCGCAAACATCCCGCGCGCGGTGCGCTCCGCGACCATCGCACCCACAACGTGCTCGCCAACGTTCTTCACCGCCGAGAGCCCAAAGCGGATCGCGCGCGTCCCATCCGCCTGCGGGACGACGGTGAACATCTCGTCGCTCTGGTTGATGTCTGGCCCTAGGACACGGATCTGCATCTCGCGGCACTCCTGGATAAGCACAGAGAGCCGGTCCGTATCGCTTCGCTCCGACGTGAGGAGCGCGCACATGAACTCCGCGGGATAGACCGCCTTGAGGTACGCGGTCTGGTACGCGATGAGTGCGTAGCACGCGGCGTGGCTGCGATTAAATCCGTACCGTGCGAACGGCTCGATCCACACCCAGATGCTTCTTGCGAGCTTGTCGTTGATACCGTTCGCAATCATGCCGTCCACGAGCTTCTGCTTCTGCTCGTCCAGGAGCTTCTTGATCTTCTTGCCCACCGCCTTCCGGAGCACGTCCGCCTCGGAGAGCGAGAACCCCGCGAGGTCCCGCGCGAGACGCATGAGCTGCTCCTGGTACACGAGGATGCCGTAGGTGTTCTTGAGGATCGGTTCGAGCTTCGGGTGGAGGTACGTGACGGGGTTGCGCCCGAACTTGCGCTCGATGTACTCCGGAATGAGATCCATGGGTCCAGGACGGTACAGCGCGACCATCGCGATGATGTCCTCGAACTCCGACGGCTTGAGGTCCTTGAGGTACCGCTTCATGCCGCCGGACTCCACCTGGAAGCACCCCGTGGTCTCCCCGCGCTGGAGGAGCGCGAACGCGCGCGCGTCATCGAGCGGGAGCTGCTCGATGTCCATCTCCTCGCCACGCTGGCGCACGAGGTTCACCGTGTGCTCGATGATCGAGAGGTTCGAGAGGCCGAGGAAGTCCATCTTGAGCAGCCCGATGTCCTCCACCGCGTGCATCTCGTACTGTGTGACAATGGTCGCATCGTCCGCGGAAGCGCGCTGGATGGGGACGTGCTCCGTGAGCGGCTTCGCGCTGATGATGACGCCGCACGCGTGCGTGGAGGTGTGCCGCGCGACACCCTCCAAACGCTTCGCGATGGCGATGAGCGCGCGTGTGGTCTCATCCGCAGCGAGGAGTGCTTTGAGCTCCGGCTCCTTCCGCTCTGCTTCCTCGAGCGTCGCGCCGAACGGGATGAGTTTCGCGAGCCGATCACAAAATGTGTACGGTACATCCAACACGCGGCCCACGTCGCGAATCGCCGCGCGCGCGGCCATCGTCCCAAAGGTAATGATCTGCGCCACGTGATCCTCGCCGTACTTCTCGCGCACGTAGGAGAGCACCTCATCGCGGCGATGGTCCGCGAAATCGAGGTCAATGTCCGGCATCTGGATGCGCCCGGGCGCAAGGAAACGCTCAAAGAGGAGATCGTACGCGAGCGGGTCGAGGTTCGTGATCTTGCAGAGGTACGCGACGATGCTGCCTGCGGCCGATCCGCGCCCGGGCCCCACGACGATGCCACGACCCTTCGCCCAGTTCACGAAGTCCTGCACGATGAGGAAGTAGGACGAGTAGCCCATCTCCGCGATGACGCCGAGCTCGTAGGTGAGACGATCCCGTGCGTCCTGCCGGCGTTGCGGCGTGGCACTGCCGTAGCGCGCATCCATATTGCGCTCGCAGAGGTTCCGGAGCTCACCATCGTACGTCGCACCCTGCGGGATGGGGTAGCTCGGGAGGTGAATTTTTCCGAGCTCGATTTCCACCTCGCACGCCTCCGCAATCGCGAGCGTCGCGTCGCACGCCTCGGGGTGATCCTCAAACGCGAGGCGCATCTCCTTCGCCGTACGGAGACAGTAGTTCTCCCCCATCATGGAGAGGCGATTCGTCTCTTCCCGCTTCGATTTCGTCTGCATGCAGAGCAGTACATCCTGGGCTTCTGCATCATCCGCGCGGAGGTAGTGGCAATCATTCGTCGCGACGGTGCGTACACCGAGCGCGGTGCTGAGCTCGTAGAGACGCTCGTTCACCGCGCGCTGCTCCGGCGTGTTCGAGCGGTGGTGCACCTCGAGGTAGTAGTCCTCACCGAAGCGTCGCTGGAACCGCTGCACGATCTCCACGTCCTGTCCGGGCTTCCCATGGAGAATCGCTTGCGCGAGCTCGCCGCCGAGGCACGCGGTGAGTACAATGAGCCCCTCGCCGTACCGGTCGAGCAGCTCCCAATCAATGCGCGGCTTGTAGTAGAACCCCTCGAGGTGTGCCGCACTCGAGAGCTTGAGGAGATTCTGGTACCCCACGTTGTTCTTCGCGAGCACGATGAGGTGGTTCGTCCGCTTCTCCCCCGCTTGCGTCTTCTGGAGCCGACCGCCGGGCGCGTAGTACGCCTCCATGCCGATGATCGGCTTCACCCCCGCCTTCCTGGCGGCCTTATAGAACTCAATCGCCCCGTAGAGGGCTCCGTGGTCCGTGAGCGCGACCGCCGGTTGCTTATCCTCCTTGACCGCGCGTACCATCTCCCCGATGCGCGTGAGGCCATCGAGGAGCGAGTAGTGGGAGTGGTTGTGGAGGTGGACGAACGATTGCCCCATACTCCCACATTCTAGCCAACCAATCCCCCGCTTGACAGGAGGAACCCGTGGCGCTATAGTCAGAAGGATCTCGATTATCGAGTAATCGAGGGGGCGATGCTCCCACGAATGCCTGGGAGCACACGCGCGGTACATGCGGCGGAAGTGGCGCCGCATAAACGGGAAACGTACATCGGGAGTCGCGCGCTGATGTTGAGCACGTCCCTCCCGGTATACAGCCCAACCGGCTTTCCACTCCACACAGACACCCATCGGCCAAACCGATGGGTGTCCTCATGTGATACGCTGGCGCGATTCCCTACTCCGTCACCAACGGCAATCCCGCTTTCGTCCAGTCCTCCTTGCCGCCCTTGTAGTCGCGCACCGCGATGTAGCCCATGGATTGGAGGAGCCGCGCCGCACCCGTGGATGCGGTGCAGAGAAAACTCGAGCAGTAGACCACAATCGGTGCCGCACGATCGGGGAGGAGTGCTGCCGCGCGCGCCTCCAGCTCCTGCAACGGAATAGTAATCGCCTTCGGGAGATGTCCGGATCGGTACCGCTCCTCAGGCAACACCTCAACGAGCGTCAACGGCTCCTCGTTCTCGAGCATCTCGAAGAGCTGCTCTTTGGAGATGAACGATACTTTTCCCTTTGGCATAGGTGCGTGTAAAAAAACAACGAGTCGTGGGGCTCCTCGCAATGCAAAAGGGGGCTTGCAGAGCCCCCTTCGGCGACTACAGCGTCCCCAAGTTGAGTACCTGATCGAACGTGATCTGCTTCACGAACTCCTCGGAGTGGCTCACCATGATCACGCCGCCGACGAACTGGTCAATGGCCCGCGCGATGATGGGGAGGTGACGGAAGTTGATGTGGTTGGTCGGCTCGTCAAGGATCAGGAGCCCCGGCTGCTGGAGCACGAACCGCGCGAAGCAGAGGAGGCCCTTCTGCCCCTCGGAGAGTGACACGATCGGTTGCTCCAGGAGCTTGCCACGGAGGAGGAACGCCGCCGCGGTGGCGCGCAGCACCTCATCCTCCTTTTTCTCCATGACCGACAGAAGCGCATCACGCACCGTCTCATCAAAGTTGAGCCCGGAGAAATCCTGTCGGTAGTAGCCCACATGCACGCCCTCGGGGATCTGTGCCGCAGGGTCGCTACCCTCCGCGAGGGTCCGCAGGAGCGTGCTCTTCCCAATACCATTCGGCCCCGTCACGAGCAGACGGGTGCGCTTGCGGATGGTGATGTCCACCGGAACTGCGCGCGGCGCGTGGTGCTCGATGATCCGCACTGCGGTGATGCGTGCGAGCACGTTCGTGTCCTGCTGCGTGGGAATCGTGAAGTCGCGGATGGTGCGATCCTCACGCCGCACATCCACCATGGAATCCTCCGCCTCGTCCACCTGGTCGCGGAGCTTACTCGCGAGCTTGCGCATTTTTCCGCCCTTGTGCGCGAAAAAGTTGATCTTGTCCTTGCGGTCCTGGATGCTCTTGAGGAGCTGCGCGTTCTTCGCACGGTCGCGCTCAACGCGCGCGGCGATTTCCACCACGACGTCCGAGTAGTTCCCCACGTACTGCTCCACCTGATGCATGTGGGCGTCCAAGTTGAGGACGCCTTCCGTGAAGGAGTTGAGGAAGTCCGCGTCGTGCGAAATGACGATGACGGTCTTCTCGTACATGATGAGGAACGCGATGAGGTGCGCGATGCCATCCGCGTCGAGGTTGTTCGTCGGCTCGTCAAGGAGGAGGACGTCCGGTTGCTGGATGAGCGCGTACGCGAGGAGCAGCCGCGCCTGTTGACCGCCGGAGAATTCCCGCACTGCCTTCTCGAGCGGCGCGGCAAGATTCACCGTCTCCAGGACATCGGCGATACGCTTGTCGATGGCTCGCGGCACGTCCGCGAATGCGCGCGCGAAGAACTCGCGCACGGAATCGTCCATGCGCTCGCGCGGCATGACCTGGAGCCCCGTCGCGACAGTCGCGCCCGCCTGCACGCTGATCTGTCCGCTCTTTGGCGCGAGTGCCCCGGTCATGAGCTGGAAAATCGTACTCTTCCCCGCACCATTCTGCCCCATGAGCGTGATCTTCGCGTGCTCCCGAACAGAAAAATCCGCCTCATGCAGGATGGGGTGGCTCTCGTCGTACTCAAACGAAACCTTATTGAATCGCACGATGACATTGCCATGATCCATAGGCCCCCATTGCACCATAATTTCCACGTTCATGCAAGTTTCCCCATTTCCTACGGCTGCTTTGGTTGCCAACGACGAAACATCGCGCGCATCTGCTTCTCATACTCGCGAAACGGTCGCATCCCCATCCGTCGTCTGCGCAACGCAAGTTGCTTCCGATTCTGGATGAGGCGTGGAGCAAAAACACCACGCGTGTTGGTGTACCACTGCGATCCGTAACGCTGCCGTTTGCCATGATTCACGAGCACGCGATCCACAAGCATCGCATAGAACTCCGGCGGCGCCTGTCGTTCCGCAACCGCACGTTCCATACGTGCTCGGCACCGCTCCTGCCAGCCCACATCGTGATCCGCATGCTGCACGAGAAACCATGCAGCCACTGCGCCGCGCTTCCCAACCATCGCGAATGTTGGCCATCCGTACGTCCGGACGATCACCTTCATGCGCTTCGTATGCGCTCGATCAAGAAACCGATCCCACCGACGTTTCCCCTTTCCGAACGCGATGCGCATGCGTTGATCACGACGCATCATGCGAATGAGTTCTCGAGCGAGCGCGGGGTGCGCCATTGCCATATTTCATCAGATTGGAAACGGGACTGGGAAAATCGGACTTGACATGCTCTGTAGAAATCTTGTGATTTCAATACCCGATCTGCAATCTGGCAGTGTGGAAGATGAGGAATATCTTACCATTTGGATCCCAGGACAAACCCGAAATAATGAAAAGATTGGTGTTCTCTACAGAGCAGACTTGACACGATTTCCGTCGCCGAATGCATTGGCAAGGGCGTTGATAATACCGGTGGAGTGATAGGTGGACTTGACATCGTTTTTCACATGCGACAATTCACCATCATCTTAATACGAATGAACTCGTGAACTCATTAAAGTGAGTATCATTACCATCCATAGTAGCAGGGTAGGAAACCGACAAATCGATCGGGTCTCCGTTCACAATAAAACCTA harbors:
- the dnaE gene encoding DNA polymerase III subunit alpha — encoded protein: MGQSFVHLHNHSHYSLLDGLTRIGEMVRAVKEDKQPAVALTDHGALYGAIEFYKAARKAGVKPIIGMEAYYAPGGRLQKTQAGEKRTNHLIVLAKNNVGYQNLLKLSSAAHLEGFYYKPRIDWELLDRYGEGLIVLTACLGGELAQAILHGKPGQDVEIVQRFQRRFGEDYYLEVHHRSNTPEQRAVNERLYELSTALGVRTVATNDCHYLRADDAEAQDVLLCMQTKSKREETNRLSMMGENYCLRTAKEMRLAFEDHPEACDATLAIAEACEVEIELGKIHLPSYPIPQGATYDGELRNLCERNMDARYGSATPQRRQDARDRLTYELGVIAEMGYSSYFLIVQDFVNWAKGRGIVVGPGRGSAAGSIVAYLCKITNLDPLAYDLLFERFLAPGRIQMPDIDLDFADHRRDEVLSYVREKYGEDHVAQIITFGTMAARAAIRDVGRVLDVPYTFCDRLAKLIPFGATLEEAERKEPELKALLAADETTRALIAIAKRLEGVARHTSTHACGVIISAKPLTEHVPIQRASADDATIVTQYEMHAVEDIGLLKMDFLGLSNLSIIEHTVNLVRQRGEEMDIEQLPLDDARAFALLQRGETTGCFQVESGGMKRYLKDLKPSEFEDIIAMVALYRPGPMDLIPEYIERKFGRNPVTYLHPKLEPILKNTYGILVYQEQLMRLARDLAGFSLSEADVLRKAVGKKIKKLLDEQKQKLVDGMIANGINDKLARSIWVWIEPFARYGFNRSHAACYALIAYQTAYLKAVYPAEFMCALLTSERSDTDRLSVLIQECREMQIRVLGPDINQSDEMFTVVPQADGTRAIRFGLSAVKNVGEHVVGAMVAERTARGMFADLEQLLSRVQDKDFNKKSLESLIRSGAFDRFGERGQLLANIDRLLAFNKEAVRDAATGQDNLFGSIGARMALELRDAEPVVQRLLLAWEKELLGLYLSAHPFAASVEVFGDAITAIAACKGTGVGDGSEVLFGGVIARTKRIVTKKGDPMLFAEVEDHTASIEVVVFPRVLEANPQAWMEETTVLVRGKRSDKDGVPKVLADRAVQVLPGRERDALEQIGVQTRGRTEQRSLLLHLPPGFSQEQLTTLKQLLQQHPGTVPVRLRSPSGHVLSTGIAVAPMSDLRDALESLLGASAVHEEVSIFGAPAPASETRPFPRSGNL
- a CDS encoding rhodanese-like domain-containing protein, whose translation is MPKGKVSFISKEQLFEMLENEEPLTLVEVLPEERYRSGHLPKAITIPLQELEARAAALLPDRAAPIVVYCSSFLCTASTGAARLLQSMGYIAVRDYKGGKEDWTKAGLPLVTE
- a CDS encoding ATP-binding cassette domain-containing protein → MDHGNVIVRFNKVSFEYDESHPILHEADFSVREHAKITLMGQNGAGKSTIFQLMTGALAPKSGQISVQAGATVATGLQVMPRERMDDSVREFFARAFADVPRAIDKRIADVLETVNLAAPLEKAVREFSGGQQARLLLAYALIQQPDVLLLDEPTNNLDADGIAHLIAFLIMYEKTVIVISHDADFLNSFTEGVLNLDAHMHQVEQYVGNYSDVVVEIAARVERDRAKNAQLLKSIQDRKDKINFFAHKGGKMRKLASKLRDQVDEAEDSMVDVRREDRTIRDFTIPTQQDTNVLARITAVRIIEHHAPRAVPVDITIRKRTRLLVTGPNGIGKSTLLRTLAEGSDPAAQIPEGVHVGYYRQDFSGLNFDETVRDALLSVMEKKEDEVLRATAAAFLLRGKLLEQPIVSLSEGQKGLLCFARFVLQQPGLLILDEPTNHINFRHLPIIARAIDQFVGGVIMVSHSEEFVKQITFDQVLNLGTL